The following are from one region of the Natronosporangium hydrolyticum genome:
- the fxlM gene encoding methyltransferase, FxLD system has translation MTDDKTARSRDTLTDRLKADDMIRSEAVEAAFRRVPRHLFVPAGTSIEEAYSADAAPPTKKDVEGQIISSVSAPFLQAQMLEQAQLHPGASVLEIGSGGYNAALIAEVVGPAGRVVSVDIDPDVTAWAREALDASGYGNRVETVCADAEHGLAGSSVFDAIIVTVGAWDIPPAWLTQLDHDGTLSVPLRMNGVTRSIAFARQADHLASTSAEVCGFVPMQGLGERRERVLQLPDGHGRYVRLRFDTGAPEDPNLLDGVLADMKVRVWSGVEFPNGVSFADLHLWNACFLPGFCKVAADEGTELAQDRKSWFPFGCVFIDSFAYLAVRPAMDGAGIEFGAGAYGPNGEQAAAAMVEQIQAWDRRARRGPVPTFGFWPDGSDRSHIPDHVALLEKHHGLVTVSWPRASRP, from the coding sequence GTGACCGACGACAAGACAGCAAGATCGCGAGACACTCTCACGGACCGCCTTAAGGCCGATGACATGATCCGCTCGGAGGCGGTCGAAGCGGCGTTTCGACGGGTTCCACGGCACCTGTTCGTCCCCGCTGGCACATCGATCGAGGAGGCCTACAGCGCCGATGCTGCCCCACCAACCAAAAAGGATGTCGAAGGCCAGATCATCTCGTCGGTGAGTGCACCGTTCTTGCAGGCGCAGATGCTGGAGCAGGCGCAGCTGCATCCCGGCGCGAGCGTGCTGGAGATCGGCTCCGGAGGCTACAACGCCGCGCTGATCGCTGAGGTTGTCGGCCCGGCTGGTCGAGTGGTCAGCGTCGACATCGACCCGGACGTCACCGCCTGGGCGCGCGAAGCCCTCGATGCCAGCGGCTACGGCAACCGCGTCGAGACGGTGTGCGCTGATGCTGAGCACGGTCTAGCCGGATCGTCGGTTTTTGATGCGATCATTGTCACCGTGGGGGCGTGGGACATCCCCCCGGCCTGGCTGACGCAACTGGATCATGACGGGACGCTTTCGGTGCCGCTGCGAATGAACGGGGTCACCCGCTCGATAGCCTTCGCCAGGCAGGCCGATCATCTGGCGAGCACCTCGGCGGAGGTTTGCGGGTTCGTGCCTATGCAGGGTCTGGGCGAACGGCGCGAGCGGGTGCTGCAGCTTCCCGACGGACACGGGCGGTACGTGAGGCTGCGCTTCGACACCGGCGCGCCGGAGGATCCCAATTTGCTGGACGGTGTACTCGCCGACATGAAGGTCCGGGTGTGGTCCGGGGTGGAGTTTCCGAACGGCGTCTCGTTCGCTGACCTGCACCTGTGGAATGCGTGTTTCCTTCCCGGTTTCTGCAAGGTGGCTGCTGATGAGGGCACAGAACTGGCCCAGGACCGCAAGAGCTGGTTTCCGTTCGGGTGCGTTTTCATCGACTCGTTCGCTTACCTCGCGGTGCGCCCGGCCATGGACGGAGCCGGGATTGAGTTCGGGGCCGGCGCCTACGGCCCCAACGGCGAGCAGGCCGCTGCGGCGATGGTGGAGCAGATTCAGGCGTGGGACCGGCGGGCACGCCGCGGTCCAGTGCCCACGTTCGGGTTCTGGCCCGACGGCAGCGACCGGAGCCACATCCCGGATCACGTGGCACTGCTGGAGAAGCACCATGGCCTGGTCACAGTCTCGTGGCCGCGGGCTAGCCGGCCGTAG
- a CDS encoding FxLD family lanthipeptide: MPPVLMLDEADTSTPIPDEEFELDLRVVQTTAAVTSMRCDTSDNCGATCGTSACNSGSLDPS; this comes from the coding sequence ATGCCACCAGTGTTGATGCTTGACGAGGCCGACACCTCCACGCCGATCCCGGATGAAGAGTTCGAGCTAGACCTGCGGGTGGTACAAACAACCGCCGCGGTGACCTCGATGAGGTGCGACACCAGCGACAACTGCGGCGCCACCTGCGGCACCAGTGCGTGCAACAGCGGCTCGCTCGACCCCTCCTAG
- a CDS encoding lantibiotic dehydratase → MATTPVRYQHQNVMIVRASTDPGDLDRLGIDLDDPAAVATEGRVWLTKLWSRTDVREALSLASPTLAARVEQLLDRDPAVTASADLRRAVLSAAGYLMRWQRRATPFGLFAGVTAAAVGPAAASVGQDHRAVVRVDADWLTALVDQLEQHPPLLQRLTVVADTAGMVRDGRFVVAGRADASAGTPGPLREVSVRYTRPVQAVLAAAAAPVRVESLVPRVAAAFPTTPPAKVAALVDALIAQRILLTSLRAPMTAVDGLAHLVEVLRAVDAAELADIAPMLSQLEKIREQLADHNTCPDQRQAAAFRASAAAHMDSLATTAGHVLAADVRLGSHITLPENVVEEAQQAASVLLRLTTKPFGTQAWLDYHARFRVRYGPGALVPVRDLVAGSGLGYPAGYLGGPRTRPTWRALTERDAALLAMIQQAAADQADEIDLSDADVDTLTVGEHTDLVAPQRVELGVVLDAASTGEIDRGRFRLWVTAVPRAYTSMAGRFTYLLDPTDRRRLAATYAAPGGDDVVAVQLSYPPRRPHNENVVRIPRLLPDVVCLSEHHDGDTIRLDDLAVTADAEQMYLIQSSTGRRVVPRIPHALDTSVQSPPLARFLAEVADARSAVFGPFDFGAARTLPHTPRIRYRRTVLAAARWILTAADVATDAGWQAGLESWRRRWRVPARVVLRDGELRLPLELDQRLDRTLLRGRLEKSGRLELQEDVPSQAPGWIGRPAELLIPMTTAAPQPRPVPTTAPPGPVHRPGSSRLLHARLTGDPAHFDDLLVCHLPALVDELSRLGLRRWWAHRHRDHPDGDQHLAIVVDLTTPDRYAPTAAKVATFAAGLHQRGLPADIALVPYAQQPGRYGEGPALAAAELVFAADTQAAIAQIATARACGVPAQALAAASMAQLAAAFAPDPATGYRALLACLPQQTGPLDRSTAALARHLSDPAGGFSRLRGLPGGQRIVEAWHERDAALAAYHHNLTGQRDPSTVLRSLLHGHHRRALDLAPETEKTTGRLARAAALRRLAPSAAQ, encoded by the coding sequence GTGGCGACCACCCCCGTGCGCTACCAGCACCAAAACGTGATGATTGTGCGCGCCAGCACCGACCCGGGTGACCTGGACCGGCTGGGCATTGACCTTGACGATCCGGCCGCGGTGGCCACCGAGGGCCGGGTATGGCTGACGAAGCTGTGGTCCCGCACCGACGTTCGCGAGGCGCTTTCGCTGGCCAGCCCCACCCTCGCGGCACGCGTAGAGCAACTGCTCGACCGCGACCCCGCCGTGACCGCCTCAGCGGACCTACGCCGAGCGGTGCTGTCGGCGGCGGGCTACTTGATGCGCTGGCAGCGGCGAGCGACACCGTTCGGGTTGTTCGCCGGAGTCACTGCCGCTGCGGTCGGGCCCGCCGCAGCGAGCGTCGGCCAGGACCATCGGGCGGTGGTGCGCGTCGACGCGGACTGGCTCACCGCTTTGGTCGACCAACTAGAGCAGCACCCGCCGCTGCTGCAGCGGCTAACGGTGGTGGCCGACACCGCGGGAATGGTCCGCGACGGCCGGTTCGTCGTCGCCGGACGCGCTGATGCCAGCGCGGGGACGCCGGGCCCGCTGCGGGAAGTGTCCGTGCGCTACACCCGGCCAGTCCAGGCGGTACTGGCCGCCGCTGCCGCGCCGGTGCGTGTGGAGTCCCTGGTGCCGCGGGTCGCAGCCGCGTTCCCGACCACACCGCCGGCCAAGGTCGCGGCGTTGGTGGATGCCCTGATCGCCCAGCGCATTCTGCTCACAAGCCTGCGGGCCCCCATGACGGCCGTTGATGGGCTCGCGCACCTGGTCGAGGTGCTGCGGGCCGTCGACGCCGCCGAACTGGCCGACATCGCCCCGATGCTGTCCCAGCTAGAGAAGATCCGCGAACAGCTTGCCGACCACAACACCTGCCCGGACCAAAGGCAGGCTGCCGCCTTTCGGGCCTCGGCCGCCGCGCACATGGACAGCCTCGCCACCACCGCCGGGCATGTCCTGGCCGCCGACGTGCGCCTTGGCAGCCACATCACCCTGCCAGAAAACGTGGTGGAGGAGGCGCAACAGGCCGCCTCGGTGCTGCTTCGGTTGACCACGAAACCGTTCGGAACCCAAGCGTGGCTGGACTACCACGCCCGATTCCGCGTCCGCTACGGCCCGGGAGCCCTCGTTCCGGTACGGGATCTGGTGGCCGGCTCAGGGCTCGGCTACCCAGCCGGCTATCTGGGTGGGCCACGGACCCGGCCGACGTGGCGTGCGCTGACCGAACGCGACGCGGCGCTGCTGGCGATGATCCAGCAGGCCGCCGCCGACCAGGCCGACGAGATTGATCTCAGCGACGCCGACGTGGACACGCTGACCGTCGGGGAGCACACCGACCTGGTTGCGCCCCAGCGTGTGGAGCTCGGCGTGGTGCTGGACGCGGCATCGACCGGTGAGATCGATCGTGGCCGGTTCCGGCTGTGGGTTACGGCTGTGCCGCGCGCCTACACCAGCATGGCCGGACGGTTCACATACCTGCTCGATCCAACCGACCGGCGGCGGCTTGCCGCCACTTACGCGGCACCAGGAGGGGATGATGTGGTGGCGGTGCAGCTGTCATACCCACCGCGGCGACCCCACAACGAAAACGTCGTGCGGATTCCCCGACTGCTGCCCGATGTCGTCTGCCTGTCCGAACATCACGACGGTGACACGATCCGCCTGGACGACCTCGCCGTGACCGCCGACGCCGAGCAGATGTACTTGATTCAGAGCTCCACCGGGCGACGGGTGGTACCGCGGATCCCGCACGCACTGGACACCTCGGTGCAGAGCCCGCCGCTGGCCAGGTTCCTGGCCGAGGTCGCCGACGCACGCAGCGCCGTGTTCGGCCCATTCGACTTCGGTGCAGCCCGCACCCTGCCGCACACCCCGCGAATCCGCTACCGGCGTACCGTGCTGGCCGCCGCCCGCTGGATCCTCACCGCCGCCGACGTGGCAACCGATGCCGGTTGGCAGGCCGGGCTGGAGTCGTGGCGGCGACGGTGGCGCGTGCCGGCGCGGGTGGTGTTGCGCGACGGGGAGCTGCGGCTACCCCTTGAACTCGACCAGCGCCTAGACCGCACACTGCTACGCGGGCGGCTGGAGAAGTCCGGGCGGCTGGAGCTGCAGGAAGACGTTCCCTCGCAGGCACCTGGCTGGATTGGCCGGCCTGCCGAACTGCTGATCCCGATGACCACCGCCGCCCCGCAACCCCGGCCGGTACCGACAACCGCGCCGCCAGGGCCGGTGCATCGACCGGGCAGCTCCCGCCTGCTGCACGCCAGGCTCACCGGCGACCCGGCACACTTCGACGACCTGTTGGTCTGCCACCTGCCCGCACTCGTTGACGAGCTATCCAGACTCGGATTGCGTCGCTGGTGGGCGCACCGGCACCGCGACCACCCCGACGGCGACCAACACCTCGCCATCGTTGTCGACCTCACTACACCGGACCGGTACGCCCCGACGGCCGCTAAAGTGGCTACCTTCGCCGCCGGCCTCCACCAGCGGGGCCTGCCCGCCGACATCGCGCTCGTGCCGTATGCGCAGCAGCCGGGCCGCTACGGCGAAGGGCCCGCCCTAGCCGCCGCTGAACTGGTGTTCGCCGCGGACACGCAGGCAGCCATAGCCCAGATCGCTACGGCGCGAGCCTGCGGCGTTCCGGCCCAGGCGCTCGCCGCGGCGTCGATGGCGCAGCTCGCCGCCGCGTTCGCGCCGGACCCGGCCACCGGCTACCGGGCACTGTTGGCATGCCTGCCGCAGCAGACCGGGCCGCTGGACCGGTCCACAGCTGCTCTCGCCCGACACCTTTCCGACCCCGCTGGCGGATTCAGCAGGCTCCGCGGTCTACCAGGCGGGCAGCGGATAGTCGAAGCCTGGCACGAACGAGACGCGGCCCTCGCCGCCTACCACCACAACCTGACCGGTCAGCGCGATCCATCCACCGTGCTGCGCAGCCTGCTGCACGGACACCACCGCCGAGCCCTCGACCTCGCCCCGGAGACCGAGAAGACGACCGGCCGGCTCGCCCGCGCGGCCGCCCTGCGCCGCCTAGCCCCCTCCGCAGCACAATGA
- a CDS encoding lanthionine synthetase C family protein, which yields MTGTGGWATAHEHIRQVTAGPVDAAAHTGLFYGAPTVAFLLHTAGADGKPRYRQAAATLDRHILHLTRQRVADANERIDHGENTRFSEYDLLYGLTGIGALLLRHLPGSDTLADLLHYLVRLTGPHPADERLPGWWVAHDPDPLLPTPGGHANLGMAHGAAGLLALLALATRSGVLVDGQREAIDRLLAWFDTWRQDGPEGPWWPQWLTRDELRTGRAAQPGPGRPSWCYGTPGIARALQLAAIATGDQLRQRAAEDALAGSISAPRLQLITEPGLCHGAAGLYQTISRAAHDAANPTLRRQLPALADRLAQHSSSAHGDGLLTGSAGLTLALETARNRQPPRSGWDACLLIS from the coding sequence ATGACCGGCACCGGAGGCTGGGCCACAGCCCACGAGCACATCCGCCAGGTCACCGCAGGCCCCGTCGACGCCGCCGCCCACACCGGACTGTTCTACGGCGCCCCGACAGTCGCCTTCCTCCTGCACACCGCCGGCGCGGACGGGAAACCACGCTACCGGCAAGCAGCCGCGACACTCGACCGGCACATCCTCCACCTGACCCGGCAGCGGGTAGCCGACGCCAACGAGCGGATAGACCACGGCGAAAACACTCGGTTCAGCGAGTACGACCTGCTCTACGGCCTAACCGGAATCGGGGCGCTCCTGCTGCGACACCTACCCGGCAGCGACACCCTCGCCGACCTGCTGCACTACCTCGTCCGGCTGACCGGACCGCACCCCGCCGACGAGCGTCTCCCGGGCTGGTGGGTGGCCCACGACCCGGACCCGCTGTTGCCGACCCCCGGCGGGCACGCCAACCTCGGCATGGCCCACGGCGCGGCCGGCCTGCTCGCCCTGCTGGCCCTCGCCACCCGCAGCGGTGTCCTGGTCGACGGCCAACGCGAGGCGATCGACCGGCTCCTTGCCTGGTTCGACACCTGGCGCCAAGACGGACCCGAAGGACCCTGGTGGCCACAATGGCTCACCCGGGACGAGTTGCGCACCGGCCGCGCAGCCCAACCCGGCCCCGGCCGCCCCAGCTGGTGCTACGGCACCCCCGGCATCGCCCGCGCACTTCAACTCGCCGCGATCGCCACCGGCGACCAGCTACGCCAGCGAGCAGCCGAGGACGCCCTCGCCGGCTCTATAAGCGCACCGCGTCTCCAACTGATCACCGAGCCAGGGTTATGCCACGGCGCGGCCGGTCTCTACCAGACCATCAGCCGCGCCGCCCACGACGCCGCCAACCCGACCCTCCGCCGACAGCTGCCCGCACTGGCCGACCGGCTGGCGCAGCACAGCAGCAGCGCCCACGGCGACGGGCTTCTCACCGGTTCAGCCGGTCTCACCCTGGCTCTGGAGACCGCACGAAATAGACAACCGCCACGATCAGGATGGGACGCATGCCTACTGATCAGCTGA
- a CDS encoding thiopeptide-type bacteriocin biosynthesis protein, whose amino-acid sequence MPTDQLIPALPDDLARGVLAVLAGSDPSTTAADLGITSDDLTDAVQLYQAAGLAALEQRAEHEWYDLRLRFPDWHTAEAAAANRLAPALDQLLQEGETAGWWFLRKHPFWRLRLHHADTTAVARLLEQLTRQGILTGWHQTIYEPETAAFGGPAAIDAVHALSCADSRGLLNYVRQPSPALGRREMSMLLFTAFQHAAGLDWFEQGDVFDRVARLRPTPTGSDDQRVETLSADLSSILTANANAHTPLFAPGGPAAFASRWRTAFIQTGHMLGEAAARGRLDRGLRAVIAQIAIFHWNRLGLPARTQGILAHSAATALLGTRLG is encoded by the coding sequence ATGCCTACTGATCAGCTGATACCCGCCCTGCCCGACGACCTCGCCCGCGGCGTGCTCGCAGTACTCGCCGGTTCTGATCCGTCCACCACCGCCGCAGACCTTGGCATCACCTCGGACGACCTGACCGACGCCGTACAGCTGTATCAAGCCGCCGGACTGGCGGCACTGGAGCAACGAGCCGAGCACGAATGGTACGACCTGCGGCTACGGTTCCCCGACTGGCATACCGCTGAAGCAGCGGCGGCCAACCGACTCGCCCCCGCCCTGGACCAACTCCTGCAGGAGGGGGAGACAGCCGGCTGGTGGTTCCTACGTAAGCACCCCTTCTGGCGGCTGCGCCTCCACCACGCCGACACCACGGCCGTGGCGCGCCTACTCGAACAGCTGACCAGACAAGGCATCCTCACCGGCTGGCACCAGACCATCTATGAACCAGAAACGGCCGCCTTCGGTGGCCCAGCGGCTATCGACGCCGTTCACGCATTGTCTTGCGCCGACAGCCGCGGCCTGCTCAACTACGTCCGACAACCATCGCCCGCCTTAGGGCGCCGAGAAATGTCGATGCTGCTGTTCACCGCGTTCCAGCACGCGGCAGGACTCGACTGGTTCGAACAAGGCGACGTGTTCGACCGAGTCGCGCGGCTGCGCCCCACGCCCACCGGCTCGGATGACCAGCGTGTCGAAACGCTCTCCGCCGACCTCTCCAGCATCCTGACCGCGAACGCCAACGCCCACACCCCGCTGTTCGCGCCCGGCGGCCCGGCAGCTTTCGCGAGCCGCTGGCGGACCGCGTTCATCCAGACTGGCCACATGCTCGGCGAGGCGGCGGCACGAGGTCGACTCGACCGCGGACTCCGCGCGGTTATCGCACAAATAGCCATCTTCCACTGGAATCGACTCGGCCTACCCGCCCGAACGCAAGGGATCCTCGCCCACAGCGCAGCAACCGCGCTATTGGGCACCCGGCTTGGCTGA
- the fxlM gene encoding methyltransferase, FxLD system, translating to MRRALVERISARRQLSDAVAAAMYKVPRHVFVPTASLEEAYANDTVVTRRDDTGIATSSASAPWLVGQMLDQLQLQPGMRVLEIGAGTGYNAALIAELVGPTGHVTAVEITPDVAADARKALATIGATNVEIVCGDGEYGHPQAAAHDRIISTAGVWEIPDAWAEQLSPEGVLVAPLRMRGLTRSVAMTREAGVWRSHSTVTCGFMPIRGKGEMPERNIRPAEDLFVRFDDGQDADALALAQAAASPGRVDWSGVLIDRSLELLDFYLAELDGFCRVLASPSITERGLAEPVNDWGSMGAATDEALGYLTKRTCLDNPYLYELGVCAYGPRAAAMLADLTERVHRWDRDRESITGVRIEIHPPGQGEMADALMIADKRRSRVVVRPVRQESK from the coding sequence CTGCGCCGGGCCCTCGTCGAACGAATCAGCGCCCGTCGTCAGCTATCAGACGCCGTTGCTGCTGCGATGTACAAGGTCCCGCGGCACGTCTTTGTGCCCACCGCCTCTCTTGAGGAGGCGTACGCAAACGACACCGTGGTCACTCGGCGCGACGACACCGGCATCGCTACAAGCTCGGCCTCGGCCCCCTGGCTAGTGGGACAAATGCTTGACCAACTCCAGCTCCAGCCAGGTATGCGAGTTTTGGAGATCGGGGCCGGAACCGGCTACAACGCGGCGTTGATCGCCGAGCTGGTCGGCCCGACCGGTCACGTGACCGCCGTGGAGATCACCCCGGACGTGGCGGCCGACGCCCGCAAAGCGCTGGCGACCATCGGCGCGACCAACGTCGAGATCGTCTGTGGCGACGGCGAGTACGGCCACCCGCAGGCCGCGGCGCATGACCGAATCATCTCCACCGCCGGAGTATGGGAGATCCCAGATGCGTGGGCGGAGCAGCTGTCCCCGGAAGGGGTTCTGGTCGCTCCGCTGCGGATGCGGGGTCTGACCCGATCAGTGGCCATGACACGCGAGGCCGGCGTGTGGCGCAGCCACAGCACTGTCACCTGCGGATTTATGCCGATCCGCGGCAAAGGCGAAATGCCCGAGCGCAACATCCGCCCGGCGGAGGATCTGTTCGTCCGCTTCGATGACGGGCAGGACGCGGATGCGCTGGCTCTCGCGCAGGCGGCCGCCAGCCCTGGCCGGGTGGACTGGTCAGGAGTGCTCATCGACAGGTCGCTGGAACTGCTGGATTTCTACCTGGCCGAGTTGGATGGGTTCTGCCGCGTGCTGGCTTCGCCCTCGATCACCGAACGGGGCCTGGCCGAACCCGTCAACGACTGGGGAAGCATGGGCGCGGCCACAGACGAGGCGCTCGGCTACCTGACCAAACGCACCTGCCTTGACAACCCCTACCTGTATGAGCTTGGCGTGTGCGCCTACGGGCCGCGCGCAGCGGCGATGCTCGCCGACCTGACCGAACGGGTTCACCGCTGGGACCGCGACCGCGAGTCGATCACCGGGGTCCGCATCGAGATCCACCCACCCGGGCAGGGCGAGATGGCCGACGCGCTAATGATCGCGGATAAGCGACGCTCGCGGGTGGTCGTCCGGCCGGTCCGGCAGGAATCCAAGTAG
- a CDS encoding creatininase family protein: MDVITTATSPEVGALGASVALLPVGSHEQHGDHLPLATDTIIASSIAAVLAERYRLLLLPPLTISCSHEHWAWPGTVSIRATTLATVIKDVAESLHASGIDRLVIVNGHGGNYVLSNVVQEATVAGPVMALYPGRDDWNRARVDAGLETTSHDDMHAGELETSLLLHLHPTLVRGSYADADYDAPHRPHLLTLGMQAYTASGVVGRPSAASPAKGRALLESLIASFRSSLRLLDPR, encoded by the coding sequence GTGGATGTGATTACGACCGCGACATCGCCGGAGGTGGGCGCCCTCGGGGCCAGTGTCGCACTGCTGCCGGTCGGCAGCCACGAACAGCACGGCGACCACCTGCCGCTTGCCACGGACACGATCATCGCCTCGTCAATCGCGGCGGTGCTGGCCGAGCGGTACCGACTGCTGCTGTTGCCTCCGCTGACGATCTCCTGCTCGCATGAGCACTGGGCGTGGCCGGGTACCGTAAGCATCCGTGCCACGACGCTGGCTACGGTGATCAAGGATGTGGCCGAGTCGCTGCATGCGAGCGGGATTGACCGGCTAGTGATCGTGAATGGGCACGGCGGCAACTACGTGCTCTCGAACGTCGTCCAGGAGGCGACGGTGGCCGGGCCGGTCATGGCGCTGTACCCAGGCCGGGATGACTGGAACCGTGCCCGCGTTGACGCAGGTCTGGAAACCACCAGCCACGACGACATGCACGCCGGTGAGCTCGAAACGTCGCTGCTGCTGCACCTGCATCCCACCCTGGTGCGGGGCAGCTACGCCGACGCGGACTACGACGCCCCGCACCGGCCCCACCTGCTGACGCTGGGAATGCAGGCGTACACCGCTTCCGGGGTGGTGGGCCGGCCGTCCGCCGCCAGCCCGGCGAAAGGTAGGGCACTCTTGGAGAGCCTTATCGCCTCGTTCAGGAGTTCCCTGCGACTGCTCGACCCTCGTTGA
- a CDS encoding helix-turn-helix transcriptional regulator — translation MPQSPPRRLSGTPRAPPPNKRPTCRRRWAWTLCGIATLVGSPVGWVARQPTISICCGSDRRIRPATQPSTWELPTMPRRTPPDPRFGQRMRTLREQHALSFRELGRLTLASKSKLHKIETGMVAADAETATRLDDALGAGGELTAMVRPAAVQLPQDTVTPTPAVDLAAHWRDMLRVLTAADNALGGHGLLNLVSTELQLIDSQRETAARPARTDLTVVAARWREFGSWICDNEGHDQQAGRWLEAAGSMAREAGDVTLTAYVGMRRAQRAVEKGQVGAAEALVQPVLGAGGLPPRVRALAAVRLAQAHAHHGDATGTRRSIGTAFRLVDQSAAEDPQTASLVSHCTSVYVRAYEACCRLLLGEPAAAIHDFETVLADWPHHQRLDEGFFRAHFAVALHLAGDVDAARDHAAAARELGLQTGSQRTLSLVTEVAADRTATVPVGGHPATRVVAGSGEHGRV, via the coding sequence ATGCCGCAGTCCCCACCGCGGCGACTCTCAGGAACGCCGCGAGCACCGCCCCCTAACAAGCGCCCAACTTGCCGTCGGCGTTGGGCGTGGACACTGTGCGGCATTGCGACGTTAGTCGGGTCACCCGTTGGCTGGGTCGCCCGGCAGCCGACCATATCGATATGCTGTGGATCGGACCGGCGGATACGACCGGCCACCCAGCCCTCCACCTGGGAGCTTCCCACCATGCCGCGTCGCACGCCGCCTGACCCCCGTTTCGGACAGCGGATGCGTACCCTGCGGGAGCAGCACGCCCTGTCTTTCCGAGAGCTCGGCCGGCTTACGTTGGCGAGTAAGTCCAAGCTCCACAAGATCGAAACCGGGATGGTCGCCGCGGACGCGGAGACCGCCACGAGGCTCGACGACGCGCTCGGCGCCGGCGGAGAGTTGACGGCGATGGTACGGCCAGCCGCCGTCCAGCTGCCGCAGGACACGGTGACGCCAACACCGGCCGTGGATCTCGCCGCGCACTGGCGCGACATGCTCAGGGTGCTGACCGCGGCCGATAACGCGCTGGGAGGACACGGACTACTCAACCTCGTCAGCACCGAACTGCAGCTCATAGACAGCCAACGCGAGACCGCCGCCAGACCGGCCCGGACCGACCTCACCGTGGTCGCTGCACGCTGGCGCGAGTTCGGGAGTTGGATCTGCGACAACGAGGGCCACGACCAACAGGCCGGGCGTTGGCTCGAAGCCGCCGGGTCGATGGCACGTGAAGCCGGTGACGTCACCCTGACTGCCTACGTGGGCATGCGACGTGCTCAGCGTGCCGTCGAGAAAGGGCAGGTCGGGGCAGCGGAGGCGCTGGTCCAACCAGTGCTGGGGGCCGGTGGTCTTCCCCCGCGAGTGCGAGCGCTGGCGGCCGTACGCCTGGCACAGGCACATGCCCACCACGGCGACGCCACCGGCACCCGGCGCAGCATCGGCACCGCATTCCGTCTCGTTGACCAGTCGGCAGCGGAGGACCCGCAGACAGCGTCGCTGGTGAGCCACTGCACCAGCGTCTACGTACGCGCGTATGAGGCATGCTGTCGGCTGCTGCTGGGCGAACCGGCGGCGGCGATCCATGACTTCGAGACGGTGCTGGCCGACTGGCCGCACCACCAGCGCCTGGACGAGGGGTTCTTCCGTGCGCACTTCGCCGTCGCGCTGCACCTGGCCGGTGACGTGGACGCCGCCCGAGATCACGCCGCCGCCGCCCGAGAACTGGGACTCCAAACCGGGTCGCAACGCACCCTGTCGCTGGTGACTGAGGTGGCCGCGGACCGTACCGCAACGGTGCCCGTCGGCGGCCATCCAGCCACCCGGGTGGTGGCCGGGTCCGGGGAACACGGCAGGGTGTAG
- a CDS encoding DUF6308 family protein codes for MKDLLTYYHVGEPRSATPPLFTGGWFDQLGGGGDRPDTANRITAEDLMAVEMLGVQYPAKVALWLLVGDLGVQLSALLAEVPRQVDLASSGNLQPDPVADGGPADRAWQLLINQPNVRWVKASKLLARKRPRLLPIYDSVVAGGAGYRVGCYWTCLRRVLQQDDSALHRQLVQLKGDAGLPDPVSPIRILDVAVWMRHRQGADDFRRRNTA; via the coding sequence GTGAAGGATCTACTCACCTACTACCACGTCGGCGAGCCGCGTTCGGCGACCCCTCCTCTGTTCACGGGGGGTTGGTTCGACCAGCTGGGTGGTGGTGGCGACCGGCCGGACACCGCGAATCGGATCACTGCCGAGGACCTGATGGCCGTGGAGATGCTGGGCGTCCAGTACCCAGCGAAGGTCGCCCTGTGGCTCCTCGTCGGCGACCTTGGTGTGCAGCTCTCCGCCCTGCTCGCTGAGGTCCCGCGGCAGGTTGACCTGGCCAGCTCAGGCAACCTCCAACCAGACCCAGTCGCCGACGGCGGGCCCGCAGACCGGGCGTGGCAACTGCTGATCAACCAACCGAACGTTAGGTGGGTCAAGGCCAGCAAGCTCCTCGCCCGCAAGCGGCCGCGACTCCTGCCGATATACGACAGCGTCGTCGCCGGCGGAGCCGGTTACCGGGTGGGCTGCTACTGGACCTGCCTACGCCGTGTGCTCCAGCAAGACGACTCGGCGCTTCACCGCCAGCTCGTCCAGCTGAAGGGAGATGCCGGACTGCCGGACCCGGTCAGCCCAATCCGTATCCTGGATGTCGCCGTCTGGATGCGCCACCGCCAGGGCGCCGACGACTTCCGCCGACGCAACACAGCGTGA